Proteins encoded by one window of Xanthomonas sp. DAR 80977:
- the pgi gene encoding glucose-6-phosphate isomerase encodes MTQSNGFDALHSHAQRLRGARLPELLAAEPGRVEDLALQVGPLYFNFARQKYDRAALAALLALAAEHDVAGAFQRLFRGETVNVTEGRAALHTALRGELSGAPVAAEANASAREVQQRMRALIEALAQTEVTDIVSVGIGGSDLGPRLVADALRPVDGARFRVHFVSNVDGAAMQRTLATLDPARTAGVLISKTFGTQETLLNGQILRDWLGGSERLYAVSANPERAAKAFDIAASRVLPMWDWVGGRYSLWSAVGFPIALAIGADGFEQLLAGAAQFDEHVLNAPLQRNVAVLHALTTLWNRNVLGYATQAVMTYDQRLALLPAYLQQLVMESLGKRVRLDGSPVQADTVPVWWGGAGTDVQHSFFQALHQGTSIVPADFIGCIRNDDPYTVNHQALLANLLAQTEALANGQGSDDPHRDYPGGRPSTLILLDALTPQALGALIAMYEHSVYVQSVIWGINAFDQFGVELGKQLASQLLPALQGETTEVADPVTRAVLARLRG; translated from the coding sequence ATGACACAGTCCAACGGTTTCGACGCACTGCATTCCCACGCCCAGCGCTTGCGCGGGGCGCGCCTTCCCGAACTGCTGGCCGCCGAGCCGGGCCGGGTCGAAGACCTGGCGCTGCAGGTCGGACCGTTGTACTTCAACTTCGCGCGGCAGAAATACGACCGCGCCGCGCTGGCCGCGCTGCTGGCGCTGGCCGCCGAGCACGACGTGGCCGGCGCGTTCCAGCGCCTGTTCCGCGGCGAGACGGTCAACGTCACCGAAGGCCGCGCCGCGCTGCATACCGCGCTGCGCGGCGAGCTCAGCGGCGCGCCGGTCGCGGCCGAGGCGAACGCCAGCGCGCGCGAGGTGCAGCAGCGCATGCGCGCGCTGATCGAGGCGCTGGCGCAGACCGAGGTCACCGACATCGTCAGCGTCGGCATCGGCGGTTCCGACCTGGGTCCGCGCCTGGTCGCCGACGCGCTGCGTCCGGTCGATGGCGCGCGTTTCCGCGTGCATTTCGTCTCCAACGTCGACGGCGCGGCGATGCAGCGCACGCTGGCCACGCTGGATCCGGCGCGCACCGCCGGCGTGCTGATCTCCAAGACCTTCGGCACCCAGGAAACCCTGCTCAACGGCCAGATCCTGCGCGACTGGCTCGGCGGCAGCGAGCGCCTGTACGCGGTCAGCGCCAATCCCGAGCGCGCCGCCAAGGCCTTCGACATCGCCGCCAGCCGCGTGCTGCCGATGTGGGACTGGGTCGGCGGGCGCTATTCGCTGTGGTCGGCGGTGGGCTTTCCGATCGCGCTGGCGATCGGCGCCGACGGCTTCGAGCAGCTGCTGGCCGGCGCCGCGCAGTTCGACGAACACGTGTTGAACGCGCCGCTGCAGCGCAACGTGGCGGTGCTGCACGCGCTGACCACGCTGTGGAACCGCAACGTGCTCGGCTACGCCACCCAGGCGGTGATGACCTACGACCAGCGCCTGGCGCTGCTGCCGGCCTACCTGCAGCAGCTGGTGATGGAGAGCCTGGGCAAGCGCGTGCGCCTGGACGGCAGCCCGGTGCAGGCCGATACCGTGCCGGTGTGGTGGGGCGGCGCCGGCACCGACGTGCAGCACAGCTTCTTCCAGGCGCTGCACCAGGGCACCAGCATCGTGCCGGCCGATTTCATCGGCTGCATCCGCAACGACGATCCGTACACGGTCAACCATCAGGCGCTGCTGGCCAACCTGCTGGCGCAGACCGAGGCGCTGGCCAACGGGCAGGGCAGCGACGACCCGCACCGCGACTACCCGGGCGGCCGCCCGAGCACGCTGATCCTGCTCGACGCGCTGACCCCGCAGGCGCTGGGCGCGCTGATCGCGATGTACGAACACAGCGTCTACGTGCAGTCGGTGATCTGGGGCATCAACGCCTTCGACCAGTTCGGCGTGGAGCTGGGCAAGCAACTGGCCAGCCAGCTGCTGCCGGCGCTGCAGGGCGAAACCACCGAGGTCGCCGACCCGGTGACGCGCGCGGTGCTGGCGCGGCTGCGCGGCTGA
- the panC gene encoding pantoate--beta-alanine ligase, whose translation MIDTITDLARLRAVVSGWKRQGLRVAFVPTMGNLHAGHFSLVMLARQYADRVVSSVFVNPTQFGPNEDFTRYPRTPEADTSGLEGAGCDVLWLPTVESMYPLGVELALRMHTPGVSEVLEGACRPGHFDGVCTVVARLFNQVQPDLAAFGKKDYQQLAVIRQMVADLAFPIEILGGSIVREADGLAMSSRNQYLSAEERPRAAQIRQTLLAMRDGHVAGRPRAETEAAASAQLQAAGFDVDYTVLRLPDLSEPLDDEGPRVALIAARLGRTRLIDNLEF comes from the coding sequence ATGATCGATACCATCACCGACCTGGCCCGGCTGCGCGCCGTCGTTTCCGGCTGGAAGCGGCAGGGCCTGCGGGTGGCCTTCGTGCCGACCATGGGCAACCTGCACGCCGGGCATTTCTCGCTGGTGATGCTGGCCCGGCAGTACGCCGACCGGGTGGTCTCCAGCGTGTTCGTCAATCCGACCCAGTTCGGCCCGAACGAGGACTTCACCCGCTACCCGCGTACCCCCGAGGCCGACACCAGCGGCCTGGAAGGCGCCGGCTGCGACGTGCTGTGGCTGCCGACGGTGGAGAGCATGTACCCGCTGGGCGTGGAACTGGCGCTGCGCATGCACACCCCGGGCGTCAGCGAGGTGCTGGAAGGCGCCTGCCGCCCGGGCCATTTCGACGGCGTCTGCACCGTGGTGGCGCGCCTGTTCAACCAGGTGCAGCCGGACCTGGCCGCGTTCGGCAAGAAGGATTACCAGCAACTGGCGGTGATCCGGCAGATGGTGGCCGACCTGGCGTTCCCGATCGAGATCCTGGGCGGCAGCATCGTGCGCGAAGCCGATGGCCTGGCGATGAGTTCGCGCAACCAGTACCTGTCGGCCGAGGAGCGGCCGCGCGCGGCGCAGATCCGGCAGACCCTGCTGGCGATGCGTGACGGCCACGTCGCCGGGCGTCCGCGCGCCGAGACCGAGGCGGCGGCGAGCGCGCAGCTGCAGGCGGCCGGTTTCGACGTGGACTACACCGTGCTGCGCCTGCCGGATCTCAGCGAGCCGCTCGACGACGAGGGTCCGCGCGTGGCGCTGATCGCGGCGCGGCTGGGGCGCACCCGGCTGATCGACAATCTGGAGTTCTGA
- the folK gene encoding 2-amino-4-hydroxy-6-hydroxymethyldihydropteridine diphosphokinase has product MSEPIVPAPVQACIGLGGNLGDAVATLRAALAALDTLPHTRLLRASQLYRSPAWGNQAQPDFVNAAAVLSTRLPAPELLQALLALEARHGRQRAPGERWGPRTLDLDLLLYAEAVIDLPGLQVPHPHLHQRGFALLPLAEIAAEAVIPGHGTVRDIRDRIETDGIVAIGR; this is encoded by the coding sequence GTGAGCGAGCCGATCGTTCCCGCGCCGGTGCAGGCCTGCATCGGCCTGGGCGGCAACCTGGGCGATGCGGTGGCGACCCTGCGCGCGGCCCTGGCCGCGCTGGACACGCTGCCGCACACGCGCCTGCTGCGCGCCTCGCAGCTGTATCGCAGCCCGGCCTGGGGCAACCAGGCGCAGCCGGACTTCGTCAACGCCGCCGCCGTGCTGAGCACGCGCCTGCCGGCGCCGGAGCTGCTGCAGGCGCTGCTGGCGCTGGAAGCACGCCACGGCCGCCAGCGCGCGCCTGGCGAGCGCTGGGGCCCGCGCACCCTGGACCTGGACCTGCTTTTGTACGCCGAGGCGGTGATCGACCTGCCCGGGCTGCAGGTGCCGCACCCGCACCTGCACCAGCGCGGCTTCGCCCTGCTGCCGCTGGCCGAGATCGCCGCGGAGGCGGTCATCCCCGGGCATGGAACGGTGCGTGACATACGCGACCGCATCGAAACCGACGGGATCGTGGCAATCGGTAGATAA
- the panB gene encoding 3-methyl-2-oxobutanoate hydroxymethyltransferase, giving the protein MSSHADSKPWTVPALAEAKRRQQKLVMLTAYDAGFARAFDANGVDLILIGDSLGMVVQGHDSTLPVTVDDIVYHTAAVARVLQRALLVADLPFQSDATPERALDAATRLLQAGAEMVKLEGAGHKLEVIRFLSERDIPVCSHLGLTPQSVLTFGGYKIQGREEAAADKLLADAKAVAAAGAALLVLECVPSPLAARITAAIDIPTIGIGAGPDCDGQVLVLHDFLGLDSGHRRPRFVKDFLAEGGSIAGAVRAYADAVRAGTFPDAEHAYAK; this is encoded by the coding sequence ATGAGCAGCCACGCCGACAGCAAGCCCTGGACCGTTCCCGCCCTGGCCGAGGCCAAGCGCCGCCAGCAGAAACTGGTGATGCTGACCGCCTACGACGCCGGGTTCGCGCGCGCGTTCGACGCCAACGGGGTGGACCTGATCCTGATCGGCGATTCGCTGGGCATGGTGGTGCAGGGCCACGATTCGACCCTGCCGGTGACCGTGGACGACATCGTCTACCACACCGCCGCGGTGGCGCGGGTGCTGCAGCGCGCGCTGCTGGTGGCCGACCTGCCGTTCCAGTCCGATGCCACCCCGGAGCGCGCGCTGGACGCGGCGACCCGGCTGCTGCAGGCCGGCGCGGAGATGGTCAAGCTGGAGGGCGCCGGGCACAAGCTGGAGGTGATCCGCTTCCTCAGCGAGCGCGACATCCCGGTGTGTTCGCACCTGGGCCTGACCCCGCAGTCGGTGCTGACCTTCGGCGGCTACAAGATCCAGGGCCGCGAAGAGGCCGCGGCGGACAAGCTGCTTGCCGACGCCAAGGCGGTGGCCGCGGCCGGCGCCGCGCTGCTGGTGCTCGAATGCGTGCCGTCGCCGCTGGCCGCGCGGATCACCGCCGCGATCGACATCCCCACCATCGGCATCGGCGCCGGCCCCGACTGCGACGGCCAGGTGCTGGTGCTGCACGACTTCCTGGGCCTGGACAGCGGCCACCGGCGGCCGCGCTTCGTCAAGGACTTCCTGGCCGAGGGCGGCTCCATCGCCGGCGCCGTGCGCGCCTACGCCGACGCGGTGCGCGCCGGCACCTTCCCCGACGCCGAACACGCCTACGCCAAATGA
- a CDS encoding PhoX family protein produces MSQLPDSGRRRALRLLAGTPLLPLGSLSAAALLSGCDAAGGAPGHGGSAPPLPGFPPMPRLRSVSFDGMDAPSLADPAAMATTTVRSHVDIVLGDGSRHRYALAYHPFFVTGDQVPDGAGGTVLAGGYYDIDNRPILDRSVPGAERPFFSDCPDGSSLLTLPQARVAGVRGNTVFAVVQFEYATRDLAGNGTYRQLPAPIAVLTLDQDPRTGQLRLVKYHNVDTAAVHGLWTTCGASLSPWNTHLSSEEYEPDAASIAGNTQFQRFSEHLYGDATRANPYHYGHLPEVSVHADGTGSIRKHYCLGRISHELVQVMPDRRTVLMGDDASNGGLFLFVADRECDLSSGSLYVAKWQQLSGSGPGAAALSWIRLGSASSTEIEAMADVLRIADIMDVRTTDPGDSGYTRIPYSGSVNWIRMRPGMEKAAAFLETHRYAALVGGSLGFTKMEGTTVNARDRIAYSAMSYIQGSMLDGSGDIRVEGPTSGAIYALDLRGGQRDRDGQPIRSDWVPVHMAAPSGLVGRDLASADALGNLADPERIANPDNIKFSERLRTLFIGEDSAMHVNNFLWAYNVDTGKLSRLLSVPAGAESTGLHAVDEIHGWTYVMSNFQHPGDWESPLHDKVRAQLDPLVRANYKDRYGAAVGYLTGDVVGLRLG; encoded by the coding sequence ATGTCACAGCTACCCGATTCCGGTCGCCGCCGTGCCCTGCGCCTGCTTGCGGGCACGCCCTTGCTGCCCCTCGGCAGTCTGTCCGCCGCCGCGCTGCTGAGCGGTTGCGACGCCGCAGGCGGCGCGCCCGGCCATGGCGGCAGCGCGCCGCCACTGCCCGGCTTCCCGCCCATGCCGCGATTGCGCTCGGTGAGCTTCGACGGCATGGACGCGCCCTCGCTGGCCGATCCCGCGGCGATGGCCACCACCACGGTGCGCTCGCACGTGGACATCGTCCTCGGCGACGGCAGCCGGCATCGCTACGCCCTGGCCTATCACCCGTTCTTCGTCACCGGCGACCAGGTGCCCGACGGCGCCGGCGGCACCGTGCTGGCCGGCGGCTACTACGATATCGACAACCGCCCGATCCTGGACCGCTCGGTCCCCGGTGCCGAGCGCCCGTTCTTTTCCGATTGCCCGGACGGCTCCTCGCTGCTGACCCTGCCGCAGGCGCGCGTGGCCGGCGTGCGCGGCAACACCGTGTTCGCGGTGGTGCAGTTCGAGTACGCCACGCGCGACCTCGCCGGCAACGGCACCTATCGCCAGTTGCCGGCGCCGATCGCGGTGCTGACCCTGGACCAGGATCCGCGCACCGGCCAGTTGCGCCTGGTCAAGTACCACAACGTCGATACCGCGGCGGTGCATGGCCTGTGGACCACCTGCGGCGCCAGCCTGTCGCCATGGAACACGCACCTGTCCAGCGAGGAATACGAGCCCGACGCGGCCAGCATCGCCGGCAACACCCAGTTCCAGCGCTTCAGCGAACATCTCTACGGCGACGCCACGCGCGCCAATCCGTACCACTACGGCCACCTGCCGGAAGTCAGCGTGCATGCGGACGGCACCGGCAGCATCCGCAAGCACTACTGCCTGGGCAGGATCTCGCACGAGCTGGTGCAGGTGATGCCCGATCGCCGCACCGTGCTGATGGGCGACGACGCCAGCAATGGCGGCCTGTTCCTGTTCGTCGCCGACCGCGAATGCGACCTGTCCAGCGGCAGCCTGTACGTGGCCAAGTGGCAGCAACTGTCGGGCAGCGGCCCCGGCGCGGCCGCGCTGAGCTGGATCCGCCTGGGCAGCGCCAGCAGCACCGAGATCGAGGCGATGGCCGACGTGCTGCGCATCGCCGACATCATGGACGTGCGCACCACCGATCCGGGCGACTCCGGCTACACCCGCATCCCCTACAGCGGCAGCGTCAACTGGATCCGGATGCGGCCGGGCATGGAGAAGGCCGCCGCGTTCCTGGAGACCCACCGCTACGCCGCGCTGGTCGGCGGCAGCCTGGGTTTCACCAAGATGGAAGGCACCACCGTCAACGCCCGCGACAGGATCGCCTATTCGGCGATGTCCTATATCCAGGGCAGCATGCTCGACGGGTCCGGCGACATCCGCGTCGAAGGCCCGACCTCCGGCGCGATCTACGCGCTGGACCTGCGCGGCGGCCAGCGCGACCGCGACGGCCAGCCGATCCGCAGCGACTGGGTGCCGGTGCACATGGCCGCGCCGAGCGGCCTGGTCGGCCGCGACCTGGCCAGCGCCGACGCGCTGGGCAACCTCGCCGACCCCGAGCGCATCGCCAACCCGGACAACATCAAGTTCTCCGAGCGCCTGCGCACGCTGTTCATCGGCGAGGACAGCGCCATGCACGTCAACAATTTCCTGTGGGCCTACAACGTCGACACCGGCAAGCTGTCGCGCCTGCTGTCGGTGCCGGCCGGCGCCGAATCCACCGGCCTGCACGCGGTCGACGAGATCCACGGCTGGACCTACGTGATGAGCAACTTCCAGCATCCCGGCGATTGGGAAAGCCCGCTGCACGACAAGGTCAGGGCGCAGCTCGACCCGCTGGTGCGCGCCAACTACAAGGACCGCTACGGCGCGGCGGTGGGCTACCTCACCGGCGATGTGGTCGGGCTGCGATTGGGCTAG
- the panD gene encoding aspartate 1-decarboxylase, whose product MQLSLLKTKIHRATVTHSELNYEGSIAIDGLLLDATGIREFEQVHIWDVTNGARFSTYAIRADEGSGIVSLNGGAARHVQVGDLIIIAAFAGMSEEEAARFQPTLVYVDGRNQITHTNTSIPKQAA is encoded by the coding sequence ATGCAACTGAGCCTGTTGAAGACCAAGATCCACCGCGCCACCGTCACCCATTCCGAGCTCAACTACGAAGGCTCGATCGCCATCGACGGGCTGCTGCTGGACGCCACCGGCATCCGCGAGTTCGAGCAGGTGCACATCTGGGACGTCACCAACGGCGCACGCTTCAGCACCTACGCGATCCGCGCCGACGAAGGCAGCGGCATCGTCTCGCTCAACGGCGGCGCCGCGCGCCACGTGCAGGTCGGCGACCTGATCATCATCGCCGCCTTCGCCGGCATGAGCGAAGAGGAAGCCGCGCGCTTCCAGCCGACCCTGGTCTACGTGGACGGCCGCAACCAGATCACCCATACCAACACCAGCATCCCGAAGCAGGCCGCATGA
- the pcnB gene encoding polynucleotide adenylyltransferase PcnB: MINPPVPSPFTLQLIPRDQHNVSRKDISPNALRVLYRLREAGFGAYLVGGAVRDLLVELQPKDFDVATDATPEQVKQLFRNCRLIGRRFRLAHVVYGREIIEVATFRANVDDGSGDRELDNGRLVRDNVYGSIEDDAVRRDFTCNALYYAIEDFSVRDYTGGFADVQARLMRLIGDPEQRYREDPVRMLRAVRLAAKLDFEIEAATAEPIPRLAGLLAEAAPARLFEEVLKLFLSGNGVASFEGLERYGLLAALFPESAAALNSNRSGALRRMLVEGLRNTDARVANDEPVSPAFLFALLLWPAYCRALMALQKQGMQLEEAQRRAADRVTLHQLSTVALPRRFSLPMQEIWLLQSRFTSRQRKRVVRTLSHPRFRAAFDFLILRQSASAEHEADIAYWRELQQQPGYAPPPRGFDPEIDYVGDEVAMAPADSEETPKRRRRRRRRPDAAAPAE; encoded by the coding sequence ATCATCAATCCGCCAGTTCCATCGCCGTTCACTCTGCAGTTGATCCCGCGCGATCAGCACAACGTCTCGCGCAAGGACATCAGTCCCAATGCGTTGCGCGTGCTGTACCGGCTGCGCGAAGCCGGCTTCGGCGCATACCTGGTCGGCGGCGCGGTCCGCGACCTGCTGGTCGAGCTGCAGCCCAAGGACTTCGACGTCGCCACCGACGCCACCCCCGAGCAGGTCAAGCAGCTGTTCCGCAACTGCCGCCTGATCGGCCGCCGCTTCCGCCTGGCGCACGTGGTCTACGGCCGCGAGATCATCGAAGTGGCCACGTTCCGCGCCAACGTCGACGACGGCAGCGGCGACCGCGAGCTCGACAACGGCCGCCTGGTCCGCGACAACGTCTACGGCAGCATCGAGGACGACGCGGTGCGCCGCGACTTCACCTGCAACGCGCTGTACTACGCGATCGAGGATTTCTCGGTGCGCGACTACACCGGCGGCTTCGCCGACGTGCAGGCGCGGCTGATGCGCCTGATCGGCGACCCCGAGCAGCGCTACCGCGAAGACCCGGTGCGCATGCTGCGCGCGGTGCGCCTGGCCGCCAAGCTGGATTTCGAGATCGAAGCGGCCACCGCCGAGCCGATCCCGCGCCTGGCCGGGCTGCTGGCCGAAGCGGCGCCGGCGCGGCTGTTCGAGGAAGTGCTGAAGCTGTTCCTGTCCGGCAACGGCGTGGCCAGCTTCGAAGGCCTGGAACGCTACGGCCTGCTGGCCGCGCTGTTCCCGGAGAGCGCCGCGGCGCTCAACTCCAACCGCAGCGGCGCGCTGCGGCGGATGCTGGTCGAAGGCCTGCGCAACACCGATGCGCGGGTGGCCAACGACGAGCCGGTGTCGCCGGCGTTCCTGTTCGCGCTGCTGCTGTGGCCGGCCTACTGCCGCGCGCTGATGGCGCTGCAGAAGCAGGGCATGCAGCTGGAGGAGGCGCAGCGCCGCGCCGCCGACCGGGTGACCCTGCACCAGCTGAGCACGGTCGCGCTGCCGCGGCGCTTCTCGCTGCCGATGCAGGAGATCTGGCTGCTGCAGTCGCGCTTCACCTCGCGCCAGCGCAAGCGGGTGGTGCGGACGCTGTCGCACCCGCGCTTCCGCGCCGCGTTCGATTTCCTGATCCTGCGCCAGTCGGCCTCGGCCGAGCACGAGGCCGACATCGCCTACTGGCGCGAACTGCAGCAGCAGCCCGGCTACGCGCCGCCGCCGCGCGGCTTCGACCCGGAGATCGACTACGTCGGCGACGAGGTGGCGATGGCTCCGGCCGACAGCGAGGAAACCCCCAAGCGCCGCCGGCGCCGGCGCCGGCGTCCGGATGCCGCCGCCCCGGCCGAGTGA
- a CDS encoding exo 1,3/1,4-beta-D-glucan glucohydrolase, which yields MGGKILQKQSAGVSAPIRTALATAAALGLLALAAAGPGQSAPAAATSAAPPAIHPQLWPSPAWPLAEDAALEARISKLMAQMTVEQKVGQIVQGDIASMTPDDVRKYHIGSVLAGGNSDPGGKYDASPAEWLKLADAYYAASMEKGKAGPAIPIIFGIDAVHGQSNIVGATLFPHNIGLGATRDPELMRKIGAVTAAETRTTGMEWTFAPTVAVPQDDRWGRTYEGYSESPEVVASFAGKVVEGLQGVPGQPGFLDGSHVIASVKHFLGDGGTTDGKDQGDTRVSEQQLRDIHGAGYPPAIAAGAQTVMASFNSFNGVKMHGNTPMLTDVLKGQMHFGGFVVGDWNGHGQVPGCRNDDCPAAFNAGVDMLMAPDSWKGYYESALKAVQSGEIPMARLDDAVRRILRVKLRLGLFEAGKPSQRPLGGKFELLGAPEHRAVARQAVRESLVLLKNQKQLLPLKPQVKLLVAGDGANDMGKQSGGWTLNWQGTGTKRADYPNGNTIWEGLQEQVKAAGGSAELAIDGKYQAKPDVAVVVFGENPYAEFQGDIATLLYKPGDDSDLQLIKKLKAEGIPVVAVFLSGRPLWVNREINAADAFVAAWLPGSEGGGIADVLLRKPDGGIQYDFHGKLSFSWPRTATQYANNVGQKNYNPQFAFGYGLRYADKGDLVRLSEVSGVSGAQAVGGVYFERGKPAAGVNMILQGASQANLPAVTTPAALADGSLKVTAIDHKAQEDARRFEWSGKGKAGMALVLPRPVDVSRESNGDVQLILTLKVDAAPSGTTRIGVACGNGCAAQVDLGKALAALPKGEWRTLGVPLKCFSVAGADVSKLERLPVLESDGTLDLALSRIALGASNDAQSVVDCPVR from the coding sequence CTGGGAGGGAAGATCTTGCAAAAACAGTCCGCTGGCGTGTCCGCGCCGATTCGCACTGCGCTGGCCACCGCCGCCGCGCTGGGCCTGCTGGCCCTGGCCGCGGCCGGCCCCGGCCAATCGGCTCCGGCCGCTGCCACGTCCGCCGCGCCGCCGGCGATCCACCCGCAGCTGTGGCCGTCGCCGGCCTGGCCGCTGGCCGAGGATGCGGCGCTGGAAGCGCGCATTTCCAAGCTGATGGCGCAGATGACGGTGGAGCAGAAGGTCGGGCAGATCGTGCAGGGCGACATCGCCAGCATGACCCCGGACGACGTGCGCAAGTACCACATCGGCTCGGTGCTGGCCGGCGGCAATTCCGATCCCGGCGGCAAGTACGACGCCAGCCCGGCGGAGTGGCTGAAGCTGGCCGATGCCTACTACGCGGCGTCGATGGAGAAAGGCAAGGCCGGCCCGGCGATCCCGATCATCTTCGGCATCGACGCGGTGCACGGGCAGAGCAACATCGTCGGCGCCACCCTGTTCCCGCACAACATCGGCCTGGGCGCCACGCGCGACCCGGAGCTGATGCGCAAGATCGGCGCGGTGACCGCCGCCGAGACCCGCACCACCGGCATGGAGTGGACCTTCGCGCCGACCGTGGCGGTGCCGCAGGACGATCGCTGGGGCCGCACCTACGAGGGCTATTCGGAATCGCCCGAGGTGGTCGCCAGTTTCGCCGGCAAGGTGGTCGAAGGCCTGCAGGGCGTGCCCGGACAGCCCGGTTTCCTCGATGGTTCGCACGTGATCGCCTCGGTCAAGCATTTCCTCGGCGATGGCGGCACCACCGACGGCAAGGACCAGGGCGATACCCGGGTCAGCGAGCAGCAGCTGCGCGACATCCACGGCGCCGGCTATCCGCCGGCGATCGCCGCCGGCGCGCAGACGGTGATGGCCTCGTTCAACAGCTTCAACGGGGTCAAGATGCACGGCAACACGCCGATGCTGACCGACGTGCTGAAGGGACAGATGCATTTCGGCGGCTTCGTGGTCGGCGACTGGAACGGCCATGGCCAGGTGCCCGGGTGCCGCAACGACGACTGCCCGGCCGCATTCAATGCCGGCGTGGACATGCTGATGGCGCCGGACAGCTGGAAGGGCTATTACGAGAGCGCGCTGAAGGCGGTGCAGTCGGGCGAGATCCCGATGGCGCGGCTGGACGACGCGGTGCGGCGGATCCTGCGGGTGAAGCTGCGGCTGGGCCTGTTCGAGGCCGGCAAGCCGTCGCAGCGCCCGCTCGGCGGCAAGTTCGAACTGCTCGGCGCGCCCGAGCACCGCGCGGTGGCGCGGCAGGCGGTGCGCGAGTCGCTGGTGCTGCTGAAGAACCAGAAGCAACTGCTGCCGCTGAAGCCGCAGGTCAAGCTGCTGGTCGCCGGCGACGGCGCCAACGACATGGGCAAGCAGTCCGGCGGCTGGACGCTGAACTGGCAGGGCACCGGCACCAAGCGCGCCGACTACCCGAACGGCAATACGATCTGGGAAGGCTTGCAGGAGCAGGTCAAGGCCGCCGGCGGCAGCGCCGAGCTGGCGATCGACGGCAAGTACCAGGCCAAGCCCGACGTGGCGGTGGTGGTGTTCGGCGAGAACCCGTACGCCGAGTTCCAGGGCGACATCGCCACGCTGCTGTACAAGCCCGGCGACGACAGCGACCTGCAGCTGATCAAGAAGCTCAAGGCCGAGGGCATTCCGGTGGTGGCGGTGTTCCTGAGCGGGCGTCCGCTGTGGGTCAACCGCGAGATCAACGCCGCCGACGCCTTCGTCGCCGCGTGGCTGCCGGGCTCGGAAGGCGGCGGCATCGCCGACGTGCTGCTGCGCAAGCCCGATGGCGGCATCCAGTACGACTTCCACGGCAAGCTCAGCTTCTCCTGGCCGCGCACCGCGACCCAGTACGCCAACAATGTCGGGCAGAAGAACTACAACCCGCAGTTCGCGTTCGGCTATGGCCTGCGCTATGCCGACAAGGGCGACCTGGTCCGCCTGTCCGAAGTCTCCGGCGTGTCCGGCGCGCAGGCGGTGGGCGGGGTGTATTTCGAACGCGGCAAGCCGGCGGCGGGCGTCAACATGATCCTGCAGGGCGCCAGCCAGGCCAATCTGCCGGCGGTGACGACCCCGGCGGCGCTGGCCGACGGTTCGCTCAAGGTCACCGCGATCGACCACAAGGCGCAGGAGGATGCGCGCCGCTTCGAATGGTCGGGCAAGGGCAAGGCGGGGATGGCGCTGGTGCTGCCCAGGCCGGTGGACGTCTCGCGCGAGAGCAACGGCGATGTGCAGCTGATCCTGACCCTGAAGGTGGATGCCGCGCCGAGCGGCACGACCCGCATCGGCGTGGCCTGCGGCAATGGCTGTGCGGCGCAGGTCGATCTGGGCAAGGCGCTGGCGGCGCTGCCCAAGGGCGAGTGGCGCACGCTGGGGGTGCCGCTGAAGTGCTTCAGCGTCGCCGGCGCCGACGTGTCCAAGCTGGAGCGGCTGCCGGTGCTCGAGAGCGACGGCACGCTGGACCTGGCGCTGTCGCGGATCGCGCTGGGCGCCAGCAACGATGCGCAGAGCGTGGTCGACTGCCCGGTGCGCTGA